One genomic segment of Natrononativus amylolyticus includes these proteins:
- a CDS encoding ABC transporter ATP-binding protein produces MTAIETTGLTKRYDTVPAVTDVDLSIDRAEVYGFLGPNGAGKSTTIALLLDYVRPTDGTARVLGLDAREDAVDISRRVGVLPESCELYERLSGRNHLEFAIRAMGSRDDPDSLLARVGLDEAGDRPVRAYSTGMTQRLKLALALVGDPDLLILDEPSSGLDPNGIRRLREIIAAECERGTTVFFSSHVLEQVEAVCDRVGIMVDGRLVVDGEIDSLRDDLGAAMRLSIETDEVPPSLGPELESVPSVTDVRVRDGSVDGTSKGGTGVAVTIDDHAAKVAVLRCVEAHTTVRDFSTEEDSLETVFERYAREET; encoded by the coding sequence ATGACAGCAATTGAAACAACAGGACTGACGAAACGCTACGACACCGTTCCGGCCGTCACGGACGTCGATCTCAGCATCGACAGGGCAGAGGTGTACGGCTTCCTCGGACCCAACGGTGCGGGAAAGTCGACGACGATCGCACTGCTTCTCGATTACGTTCGACCGACGGACGGCACCGCCCGCGTGCTCGGACTGGACGCCAGGGAGGACGCGGTCGACATCAGCCGGCGCGTCGGCGTGCTCCCAGAGAGCTGCGAGCTGTACGAGCGCCTCTCGGGGCGGAACCACCTTGAGTTCGCCATCCGTGCAATGGGATCGAGAGACGATCCGGACTCCCTCCTCGCCCGGGTCGGCCTCGATGAGGCGGGCGATCGACCCGTTAGAGCGTATTCGACGGGGATGACACAGCGGCTGAAGCTGGCGCTCGCCCTTGTCGGCGACCCCGATCTCCTCATCCTCGACGAACCCTCGAGCGGACTGGACCCGAACGGGATCAGGCGACTCAGGGAGATCATCGCCGCAGAGTGCGAGCGCGGGACGACCGTCTTCTTCTCGAGTCACGTCCTTGAGCAGGTTGAGGCGGTCTGCGATCGCGTCGGGATCATGGTCGACGGCCGACTGGTCGTCGACGGAGAGATCGACTCGCTTCGCGACGACCTCGGGGCGGCGATGCGGCTCTCGATCGAAACGGACGAGGTTCCGCCGTCACTGGGCCCGGAACTCGAGTCGGTTCCGTCCGTCACGGACGTTCGCGTCCGCGACGGATCGGTCGACGGCACTTCGAAAGGCGGGACGGGGGTCGCCGTCACCATTGACGACCACGCAGCCAAGGTAGCGGTGCTTCGCTGCGTCGAAGCGCACACGACGGTGCGTGATTTCTCGACCGAAGAGGACTCCCTCGAGACGGTGTTCGAGCGGTACGCTCGGGAAGAGACATGA
- a CDS encoding ABC transporter permease yields MTGFPGLIAALGVRRWILLKRYPVDTVGQLVTVVLLFVVLFLGGQSIVGPDLGGTLGAVVVGYFLWTMAVGAYSSLAQTIFVETQWGTFEQLYVAPRRFEVIAAAMAVVFLLETLLWGSLVLGFMLLVTGASLHVDPVTVALIGLLSLCSAIGVGFVMGGLALLYKRIASVLGLVQFALVGFIAAPVATYPSLHVAPLSTGSYLLRLSMDSGVLLTELPHDLLALLVVKAVVYVGGGLLGLRALVNVARRRGVVGHY; encoded by the coding sequence ATGACCGGTTTTCCCGGACTCATCGCGGCGCTGGGAGTGCGACGCTGGATCCTCCTGAAACGGTATCCCGTCGACACGGTCGGACAGTTGGTCACGGTCGTGCTCCTGTTCGTCGTCCTGTTCCTCGGCGGTCAGTCGATCGTCGGGCCGGACCTCGGTGGCACCCTCGGCGCCGTAGTCGTCGGCTACTTCCTCTGGACGATGGCGGTGGGTGCGTACTCGTCGCTCGCCCAGACCATCTTCGTCGAAACCCAGTGGGGGACGTTCGAGCAGCTGTACGTCGCGCCGCGGCGCTTCGAGGTCATCGCGGCGGCGATGGCGGTGGTCTTTCTCCTCGAGACGCTCCTCTGGGGGAGTCTGGTGCTCGGATTCATGCTGCTCGTGACCGGTGCCTCGCTTCACGTCGACCCAGTGACGGTCGCGTTGATCGGGTTACTCTCGCTGTGCTCGGCGATCGGCGTCGGGTTCGTTATGGGCGGGCTGGCGTTGCTGTACAAGCGAATCGCGAGCGTACTCGGACTCGTACAGTTCGCCCTCGTCGGGTTCATCGCCGCTCCCGTCGCGACGTATCCTTCGCTGCACGTTGCACCGCTCTCGACCGGTTCCTACCTCCTTCGGCTCTCGATGGACTCCGGGGTTCTACTCACCGAACTACCACATGATCTGCTCGCACTGCTCGTGGTGAAAGCGGTCGTGTACGTCGGAGGAGGACTGCTCGGGCTTCGGGCACTCGTCAACGTCGCTCGGCGGCGAGGGGTGGTCGGTCACTACTGA
- a CDS encoding ABC transporter ATP-binding protein yields MTSRHTACAPGSGGGTVEVVGLTKCYGAGSTSVEALSNVSVTVQPGSITGLLGTNGAGKTTLMKSVLGLVTPSAGTVRVDGVDVCEHPSAAHRAVAAVFEGARNVYWRLTPRENVSFFAQLHGVPRRSRPDRVRRAIDAAGIEAVADTTVTELSRGMKQRCALACAFVRDTPILLLDEPTLGLDFESQRALLDELVRLTEQEGRTVLLSSHDMGVVERVCDRVVVVDDGAIVADESVDALKTAFATRTYSVTLESAVATDSIATLAQSFDVGEVALVDERTRFDVLLSEPGEVYALVDELRQRGHSLRSLERVEPALGEIFSSITTGREQASLPDDRPVPEVSG; encoded by the coding sequence GTGACGTCACGGCATACCGCGTGCGCCCCCGGCTCCGGCGGTGGCACCGTCGAGGTCGTCGGCCTGACCAAATGCTACGGGGCCGGGAGCACGTCGGTCGAAGCGCTGTCGAACGTCTCGGTGACCGTCCAGCCGGGATCGATCACTGGGCTCCTCGGCACGAACGGAGCGGGCAAGACGACGCTCATGAAGTCCGTTCTCGGTCTCGTCACGCCCTCGGCCGGAACAGTTCGCGTCGACGGCGTCGACGTTTGCGAGCATCCCTCGGCAGCACACCGCGCTGTCGCCGCCGTGTTCGAGGGTGCCCGGAACGTGTACTGGCGTCTCACCCCCCGCGAGAACGTCTCGTTTTTCGCGCAACTGCACGGCGTTCCCCGCCGGAGCCGGCCCGACCGAGTTCGACGGGCGATCGATGCAGCCGGAATCGAAGCGGTCGCGGATACGACCGTCACAGAACTCTCGCGGGGTATGAAACAGCGGTGTGCCCTCGCCTGCGCCTTCGTCCGTGACACGCCGATCCTGTTGCTCGACGAGCCGACGCTCGGGCTGGATTTCGAATCCCAGCGTGCGCTCCTGGACGAACTCGTCAGGCTGACCGAACAGGAGGGGCGGACAGTCCTCCTCAGCAGTCACGACATGGGCGTCGTCGAACGAGTCTGTGATAGGGTCGTGGTCGTCGACGACGGGGCAATCGTCGCCGACGAGTCGGTCGACGCGCTGAAGACGGCATTCGCGACACGAACGTACTCGGTGACGCTCGAGTCGGCGGTCGCTACGGATTCGATCGCGACCCTCGCGCAGTCGTTTGACGTGGGTGAGGTCGCGCTTGTGGACGAGCGTACCCGGTTCGACGTCCTCCTCTCGGAGCCCGGTGAGGTGTACGCGCTCGTCGACGAACTCCGGCAACGCGGACACTCGCTTCGGTCGCTCGAGCGCGTCGAACCGGCGCTGGGCGAGATCTTCTCGTCGATCACGACGGGACGGGAGCAGGCGTCGCTCCCCGACGATCGGCCCGTTCCGGAGGTGAGCGGATGA
- a CDS encoding CPBP family intramembrane glutamic endopeptidase, translated as MNTKHLPTNERLSTMERWKATTLCGALLFLVLPLVVLPGTIASRLSAIHSLSGPIDTALIGIALSLCVFVGLGRILGLPLSDVFIRRPTAATLRWLLFGVSLAVFVLAVPLAVVDGTLTLEFGGGTRVLWAVTVALALATWAAILEELLLRGYLLSILGHQWGWPTAIVVTSVVFGLLHNGHASETVGTVLYVGTATLAGVLFALVTYYTGNVWNAVGIHAAWNTLLSPELVAFRADEAARDTLLTYVPAAQPVLFGGEFSGVTESPFTMGVLAVGTAGVLGYYRRWSA; from the coding sequence ATGAATACGAAACACCTACCGACCAACGAACGACTCTCGACGATGGAGCGCTGGAAGGCGACGACCCTCTGTGGGGCGCTGCTCTTTCTGGTCCTTCCGCTCGTCGTCCTCCCGGGGACGATCGCGAGCCGGCTGTCCGCGATACACTCGCTTTCGGGTCCGATCGACACCGCGCTCATCGGGATCGCGCTCTCGTTGTGCGTCTTCGTCGGTCTTGGGCGGATACTCGGACTTCCCCTCTCGGACGTGTTCATACGACGCCCCACCGCAGCGACGCTTCGGTGGCTTCTGTTCGGGGTTAGTCTCGCCGTGTTCGTTCTCGCCGTTCCGCTGGCGGTCGTCGACGGCACGCTCACGCTCGAGTTCGGTGGGGGGACGCGAGTTCTTTGGGCGGTCACGGTCGCGCTCGCGCTCGCCACGTGGGCGGCGATTCTCGAGGAACTGCTGTTGCGGGGCTACCTGCTCTCGATTCTCGGCCACCAGTGGGGGTGGCCGACCGCGATCGTCGTCACGTCGGTGGTCTTCGGCCTCCTCCACAATGGGCACGCCTCCGAAACCGTGGGGACGGTACTGTACGTGGGAACGGCGACGCTCGCGGGCGTGCTGTTCGCGCTCGTGACCTACTACACGGGCAACGTCTGGAACGCCGTCGGAATCCACGCAGCGTGGAACACGCTGCTCAGTCCCGAACTGGTGGCGTTCCGTGCCGACGAGGCCGCCCGCGACACGCTACTCACGTACGTCCCGGCCGCACAGCCAGTGCTGTTCGGCGGCGAGTTCTCCGGCGTCACGGAGTCGCCGTTCACGATGGGGGTTCTTGCAGTCGGCACGGCCGGCGTGCTCGGCTACTACCGGCGGTGGTCGGCGTGA
- a CDS encoding metal-dependent hydrolase, translated as MATTHAIGGLTLAAAVAVVAPEFALVVAVAALIGGFFPDFDLYVGHRKTLHYPVYYSLAALLVGGLALVRPTVETVAVAAFLASAALHSVMDVFGGGLELRPWERTSERAVYSHFHGRWLPPRRWVRYDGAPEDVALASVLAVPGLLVFEGAVQAVLLAILLISVGYATIRKPLVRVTERLVALVPAPLRRHLPDRFHPATEGSDTVAG; from the coding sequence ATGGCCACCACCCACGCCATCGGCGGACTGACACTCGCAGCCGCCGTGGCGGTCGTCGCTCCGGAGTTCGCCCTCGTCGTCGCCGTCGCCGCCCTGATCGGCGGCTTCTTCCCCGATTTCGACCTCTACGTCGGCCACCGGAAGACGCTTCACTACCCCGTCTACTACTCGCTGGCGGCCCTCCTCGTCGGCGGGCTCGCCCTCGTCCGGCCGACCGTCGAAACCGTCGCCGTCGCCGCGTTCCTGGCGAGTGCCGCCCTCCACTCCGTGATGGACGTCTTCGGCGGCGGCCTCGAGCTCAGACCCTGGGAACGGACCTCCGAGCGGGCCGTCTACAGCCACTTCCACGGCCGGTGGCTCCCGCCCCGCCGCTGGGTGCGCTACGACGGCGCGCCGGAGGACGTGGCGCTCGCGTCCGTCCTCGCCGTCCCCGGACTGCTCGTCTTCGAGGGCGCCGTGCAGGCCGTCCTGCTGGCGATACTGCTGATTTCGGTCGGCTACGCGACGATCCGCAAACCGCTCGTTCGCGTCACCGAGCGGCTGGTCGCGCTCGTTCCCGCCCCGCTTCGTCGTCACCTCCCCGATCGGTTTCACCCGGCGACCGAAGGTAGCGACACCGTCGCGGGGTGA
- a CDS encoding alpha/beta fold hydrolase, whose product MDRAIDDRVDHRDCLVGGLRLHYVAAGPTDGPLVVLLHGFPEHWYSWRRQLPALADAGYRVVAPDMRGYNRSEKPHGVDAYRLERLTGDLTGLIETLEGDGASARVVGHDWGGVVAWATATARPAVVDRLVVLNAPHPTKYVRELSAEQAARAWYAMLFQLPRFPEALLRADGYRALEDIFREEPIRPGAFTEDEISRFVRAMARPGALTSALNYYRAFARHTVRENAPGAIPIVGRQFVDPVERIEAPTLVLWGERDGALTVEQTEGLERYASDVRVRRYPDAGHWIHADRPESVTAELRSFLSD is encoded by the coding sequence ATGGATCGCGCGATCGACGACCGGGTCGACCACCGCGACTGCCTCGTCGGTGGCCTCCGCCTGCACTACGTCGCGGCGGGGCCGACGGACGGCCCGCTGGTAGTGCTGTTGCACGGCTTTCCCGAGCACTGGTACTCCTGGCGACGCCAGCTTCCCGCCCTCGCCGACGCGGGCTACCGGGTCGTCGCCCCCGACATGCGCGGCTACAACCGCTCCGAGAAACCCCACGGCGTCGACGCCTACCGGCTCGAGCGTCTGACCGGCGATCTCACCGGCCTGATCGAGACGCTGGAGGGCGACGGCGCTAGTGCCCGCGTCGTCGGCCACGACTGGGGCGGAGTCGTCGCGTGGGCGACGGCGACGGCTCGGCCGGCGGTCGTCGACCGACTCGTCGTCCTGAACGCACCCCACCCGACCAAGTACGTCCGCGAACTCTCCGCCGAGCAGGCCGCCCGCGCGTGGTACGCCATGCTGTTTCAGCTCCCGCGCTTCCCCGAGGCGCTCCTTCGGGCGGACGGGTACCGGGCGCTCGAGGACATCTTCCGCGAGGAGCCGATTCGTCCCGGCGCGTTCACCGAGGACGAGATCAGTCGCTTCGTACGCGCGATGGCGCGCCCCGGTGCACTGACGTCGGCGCTCAACTACTACCGGGCGTTCGCCCGGCACACCGTCCGGGAGAACGCTCCCGGCGCGATTCCGATCGTCGGCCGGCAGTTCGTCGACCCCGTCGAGCGGATCGAGGCGCCGACGCTGGTCCTGTGGGGCGAACGGGACGGCGCGTTGACGGTCGAACAGACGGAGGGCCTCGAGCGCTACGCCAGCGACGTCCGCGTTCGTCGGTACCCCGACGCCGGCCACTGGATACACGCGGACCGCCCCGAGAGCGTGACGGCGGAACTCCGCTCGTTTCTCTCGGACTGA
- a CDS encoding CAP domain-containing protein: MAGDHSICRQRALTGLLLLCVGILAAGLLVPAAGAGSVDADYATNASDDADLETTEVVLDLSSWVDDRAISVTLELPSVAVSWLEAVFTGLVESPELGDDEADEPTDQSDERDGDEPADADGDGDGSDDGDPGEDEPRDDAGGGDSADEPESDESDGDSADDDGDEADAGDGTDEDGDDGADDDSGDGADEDSDEDAGDADDEDDQRSHATAVEHAIHDEINEVRADHGLEALAFDDDLADVARAHSEDMADRDYFSHTTPEGETVGDRYAAAGISCQAWGENILYNGHGEESPAVIAERSVAQWMDSDGHRENILSERWDSEGIGVAIDDGELYATQNFGTDCN; encoded by the coding sequence ATGGCAGGCGATCACAGCATCTGCAGGCAACGCGCGCTAACCGGACTCTTGCTGCTCTGTGTCGGCATCCTCGCCGCCGGACTTCTCGTGCCGGCGGCGGGTGCGGGGTCGGTGGACGCCGACTACGCGACGAACGCGAGCGACGACGCCGACCTCGAGACGACCGAGGTGGTCCTCGACCTCTCGTCGTGGGTCGACGACCGGGCCATCTCGGTTACCCTCGAGTTGCCGTCGGTAGCGGTTTCCTGGCTCGAGGCGGTGTTCACGGGGCTGGTGGAGTCACCGGAACTCGGTGACGACGAGGCCGACGAACCGACCGACCAGTCCGACGAGCGCGACGGTGACGAACCGGCCGACGCTGACGGCGACGGAGACGGTTCCGACGATGGTGATCCCGGCGAGGACGAACCCCGCGATGACGCCGGTGGCGGCGATAGCGCTGACGAACCGGAATCCGACGAGAGCGACGGCGATAGCGCCGACGATGACGGCGACGAGGCGGATGCCGGTGACGGCACCGACGAGGATGGTGATGACGGGGCTGACGACGATTCGGGCGACGGGGCGGACGAGGATAGCGACGAGGATGCTGGCGACGCGGACGACGAGGACGACCAGCGCAGCCACGCGACGGCGGTCGAACACGCGATCCACGACGAGATCAACGAGGTGCGAGCGGACCACGGCCTCGAGGCACTCGCGTTCGACGACGACCTCGCGGACGTCGCACGCGCCCACAGCGAGGACATGGCCGATCGCGACTACTTCTCACACACCACGCCGGAGGGCGAAACCGTCGGCGACCGGTACGCCGCGGCCGGAATCTCCTGTCAGGCCTGGGGTGAGAACATCCTGTACAACGGCCACGGCGAGGAGTCGCCCGCAGTGATCGCCGAGCGGAGCGTCGCCCAGTGGATGGACAGCGACGGCCACCGGGAGAACATCCTGAGCGAGCGGTGGGATAGCGAAGGGATCGGCGTCGCGATCGACGACGGCGAACTCTACGCGACCCAGAACTTCGGCACCGACTGTAACTGA
- a CDS encoding ubiquitin-like small modifier protein 1 produces the protein MELDLRFFATFREAVGQKDLTREFDDDATVGDVLASLESTYDGLEGQLLEEGAIRPQLSVLKNGRDVVHMAGVETALEEGDRLSVFPPVAGGASR, from the coding sequence ATGGAACTCGATCTGCGATTTTTCGCGACCTTCCGCGAGGCCGTCGGCCAGAAGGATCTCACCCGCGAGTTCGACGACGACGCCACCGTCGGCGACGTCCTCGCGAGCCTCGAGTCGACGTACGACGGTCTCGAGGGCCAGCTCCTCGAGGAGGGGGCGATCCGTCCGCAGCTGAGCGTCCTGAAGAACGGCCGCGACGTCGTCCACATGGCAGGGGTAGAGACGGCGCTCGAGGAGGGCGACCGCCTCTCGGTGTTTCCGCCGGTCGCGGGCGGCGCCTCGCGGTAG
- a CDS encoding glycosyltransferase: MSRTETVTAFTDLYLPTVNGVTYTVKLWRDRWRRQRTAMPVVFPRTDGYEPGPGEHPVRSVRAPVYSQYRLGLPTIPAGLETPDLVHVHTPFTLGYAGVRFARDRDVPVVASYHTLLGERATQLAPPGIAGGLRRTCRSYERGFFERVDHVVAPTAFARSHLLEHVDADVDATVVSNGIDTDFFRPVDPTAFRRLHDLPTDRPIVGYTGRHGHEKNLAEAIDGVAGTEVTLVLGGDGPARDDLEAHAAETGADVRFLGFLEREDLPAFYSALDVFVFPSPVETQGLVALEATACGTPVVAVDEGALTDSVIEGETGYRYRRGSIGDFQWALARSLEENDRLSDLCRRRRAMLSVDHSLEQLAEIYDALG, from the coding sequence ATGTCTCGGACAGAGACGGTTACGGCGTTCACCGATCTCTACCTCCCGACGGTCAACGGCGTCACCTACACCGTCAAACTCTGGCGCGACCGCTGGCGCCGACAGCGGACGGCGATGCCGGTCGTCTTCCCCCGAACGGACGGCTACGAGCCCGGCCCCGGCGAGCACCCCGTTCGCAGCGTCCGCGCTCCGGTGTACTCCCAGTACCGGCTGGGGCTGCCGACGATCCCGGCGGGCCTCGAGACGCCCGACCTCGTTCACGTCCACACCCCCTTCACCCTGGGCTACGCCGGCGTCCGCTTCGCCCGCGACCGGGACGTGCCGGTCGTCGCCTCCTACCACACGCTGCTGGGCGAGCGGGCGACCCAGCTCGCCCCGCCGGGGATCGCCGGCGGGCTCCGCAGAACCTGTCGGAGCTACGAGCGCGGCTTCTTCGAGCGGGTCGACCACGTCGTCGCGCCGACGGCCTTCGCCCGCAGCCACCTGCTCGAGCACGTCGACGCCGACGTCGACGCGACGGTCGTCTCGAACGGCATCGACACGGACTTCTTCCGGCCCGTCGATCCGACGGCGTTCCGCCGGCTCCACGACCTTCCGACGGACCGACCGATCGTCGGCTACACGGGCCGTCACGGCCACGAAAAGAACTTAGCGGAGGCGATCGACGGCGTCGCCGGCACCGAGGTCACGCTCGTGCTGGGCGGGGACGGGCCCGCCCGCGACGACCTCGAGGCACACGCCGCGGAGACGGGCGCCGACGTCCGGTTTCTGGGCTTTCTCGAGCGCGAGGACCTTCCGGCCTTCTACTCCGCGCTCGACGTGTTCGTCTTCCCGAGTCCCGTCGAGACGCAGGGACTGGTCGCCCTCGAGGCGACCGCCTGCGGAACGCCCGTCGTCGCCGTCGACGAGGGCGCGCTCACCGACTCCGTCATCGAGGGCGAAACCGGCTACCGCTACCGGCGCGGCAGCATCGGCGACTTCCAGTGGGCGCTCGCGCGCAGCCTCGAGGAGAACGACCGGCTGTCGGACCTCTGTCGGCGCCGGCGGGCGATGCTGTCGGTCGACCACTCCCTCGAGCAGCTGGCGGAGATCTACGACGCCCTCGGTTGA
- a CDS encoding saccharopine dehydrogenase family protein, which yields MKQNILVIGGYGQVGRHVCLELAKAVPGRVVAAGRDLEKARAFAETTNGAVLPREVDITRDADEDLFDDVKLVVVCVPQENSAFVEACLNTGTHYVDITELYSFLSLVEPLDDLAESRGATALLSVGLSPGLTNLLVKHCVSQLGSAERAEIYIMIGDGNEHGDTLNDLMLDHMAEDIVIPEDGSIQRYRPFTDGKTTTFPDDLGQHRAYRYEFPEPHVLPRTLGLERVSHRTCTDSRFTTWMMHALSRVGFWKLLRFSFVRSAMKQVMGGSSGSDVIAFKVIVSGERGGEPVTLEAAATGRGVNINTGRFAAVIAEEIYSSEYPPGVHHVEELFELSDVRKRMEENLRFHHRETPELVKA from the coding sequence ATGAAGCAAAACATCTTGGTGATCGGGGGGTATGGACAGGTCGGGCGCCACGTCTGTCTGGAGCTGGCGAAGGCAGTTCCGGGTCGGGTCGTCGCCGCTGGCAGGGATCTTGAAAAGGCCAGGGCATTTGCTGAGACGACGAACGGTGCAGTCCTCCCGCGAGAAGTGGACATCACCCGCGACGCCGACGAGGACTTGTTCGACGACGTAAAGCTGGTCGTCGTCTGTGTCCCACAGGAGAATTCCGCGTTCGTCGAGGCGTGTCTCAACACCGGGACCCATTACGTCGATATCACCGAACTCTACTCCTTTCTCTCCCTGGTGGAGCCCCTCGACGATCTGGCGGAATCTCGTGGGGCAACTGCGCTACTGAGCGTCGGCCTCTCGCCCGGTTTGACGAATCTCCTCGTCAAACACTGTGTATCGCAACTGGGCTCGGCCGAGCGAGCAGAGATCTACATCATGATCGGGGATGGTAACGAGCACGGAGACACCCTCAACGACCTGATGTTGGATCACATGGCTGAGGACATCGTGATCCCCGAGGACGGCTCGATACAGCGATATCGACCGTTCACGGACGGCAAGACGACGACGTTCCCCGACGACCTCGGTCAACACCGGGCGTATCGATACGAGTTTCCGGAGCCCCACGTCCTCCCGCGCACGCTGGGACTGGAACGCGTCTCGCACCGAACCTGCACCGATTCGCGGTTCACGACGTGGATGATGCATGCGCTTTCGCGCGTGGGATTCTGGAAGTTGCTCCGCTTCTCGTTCGTCAGATCCGCCATGAAACAAGTGATGGGCGGATCGAGCGGATCGGATGTGATTGCCTTCAAGGTTATTGTCTCGGGCGAGCGAGGTGGAGAACCAGTGACGCTGGAGGCGGCGGCCACCGGGCGTGGCGTCAATATAAACACCGGACGGTTCGCGGCGGTCATCGCCGAGGAAATCTACTCCAGCGAGTACCCGCCAGGGGTTCACCACGTCGAGGAGTTATTCGAACTCTCTGACGTACGAAAGCGAATGGAGGAAAACCTCCGCTTTCATCACCGTGAGACGCCGGAACTGGTCAAAGCCTAA
- a CDS encoding GNAT family N-acetyltransferase, translating to MSVHPTFSFEDDTQRAVYEYVERHGAVSTDDLSRGVRVDAGPCQSKPARSGTYTERVPLSSEELHRSVAGLKDAGYLDEVDGKLRVALSAAPTTLETDAGAVTIRPAREEDREGLVETMQAVASEGTYIVAENVVDELEREPAIVRLNEERSRVFFVAVESDDAGDDEVDRVEGETDAEGAVVGWLQVDAPELPSLRHAAELTVGVRPARRRSGIGSALLEYGLEWAAGADYRKVYQHVPGTNAEAIEFLEANDWTREGVHEGQYLIDDEYVDEVMLATWL from the coding sequence ATGAGCGTTCACCCGACGTTTTCGTTCGAGGACGACACCCAGCGAGCGGTCTACGAGTACGTCGAGCGCCACGGCGCCGTCTCGACGGACGACCTCTCGCGGGGGGTCCGGGTCGACGCGGGACCCTGTCAGTCGAAGCCGGCCCGCTCCGGCACCTACACCGAGCGGGTGCCGCTCTCCTCGGAGGAACTCCACCGGTCGGTGGCGGGGCTGAAGGACGCCGGCTACCTCGACGAAGTGGACGGGAAGCTCCGGGTCGCGCTTTCGGCGGCGCCGACGACGCTCGAGACCGACGCGGGGGCCGTGACGATCCGGCCGGCGCGGGAGGAAGACCGCGAGGGGTTGGTCGAGACGATGCAGGCGGTCGCGAGCGAGGGGACGTACATCGTCGCCGAGAACGTCGTCGACGAACTCGAGCGCGAGCCCGCCATCGTCCGGCTCAACGAGGAGCGCTCGCGGGTCTTCTTCGTGGCCGTCGAGTCAGACGACGCCGGGGACGACGAGGTTGACCGGGTCGAGGGTGAAACCGACGCGGAGGGGGCGGTCGTCGGCTGGCTGCAGGTCGACGCGCCCGAACTCCCGTCGCTGCGCCACGCGGCCGAACTCACCGTCGGCGTCCGCCCCGCCCGGCGCCGGTCGGGGATCGGCTCGGCGCTCCTCGAGTACGGCCTCGAGTGGGCCGCGGGCGCCGACTACCGCAAGGTCTACCAGCACGTCCCGGGGACGAACGCCGAGGCGATCGAGTTCCTCGAGGCCAACGACTGGACGCGAGAGGGCGTCCACGAGGGGCAGTACCTCATCGACGACGAGTACGTCGACGAGGTCATGCTGGCGACCTGGCTCTGA
- a CDS encoding sugar phosphate isomerase/epimerase family protein yields MNAAVQLYSLRDLDRPLPDLLDLVAETPLGGVELAGLGDASHEPLAAALERTGLEAVAAHVPLATLETDPASVTGAYRRLGCGTLVVPWLDPEAFATEAAVDRVAARLSTVTRGLDDIDLAYHNHDQEFVALTDEDAYDRLVGALEGVSLELDVGWATAAGRDPVAVLERYASSIDLVHLKDVDGDRPCALGRGDVPLEACVDAARAAGVEWVIYEHDDPADPLAALRRDADTLVSLLE; encoded by the coding sequence ATGAACGCCGCCGTCCAGCTGTACTCGCTTCGCGACCTCGATCGACCGCTTCCCGACCTGCTCGACCTCGTGGCCGAAACCCCGCTCGGGGGCGTCGAGTTGGCGGGACTCGGCGACGCCTCGCACGAACCGCTCGCGGCGGCCCTCGAGCGGACCGGCCTCGAGGCCGTCGCCGCCCACGTCCCGCTCGCGACCCTCGAGACCGACCCCGCGTCGGTGACGGGGGCGTACCGTCGTCTGGGCTGTGGGACGCTGGTCGTTCCCTGGCTCGATCCGGAGGCGTTCGCGACCGAGGCGGCGGTCGATCGCGTCGCCGCTCGGCTCTCGACCGTCACTCGTGGGCTCGACGACATCGACCTGGCCTACCACAACCACGATCAGGAGTTCGTCGCTCTCACCGACGAGGACGCCTACGACCGCCTTGTGGGGGCGCTCGAGGGGGTCTCGCTCGAACTCGACGTCGGCTGGGCGACGGCGGCCGGACGCGACCCCGTCGCCGTCCTCGAGCGCTACGCCTCCTCGATCGACCTCGTCCACCTGAAGGACGTCGACGGCGACCGGCCGTGCGCCCTCGGTCGCGGGGACGTCCCCCTCGAGGCGTGCGTCGACGCCGCCCGGGCCGCGGGCGTCGAATGGGTGATCTACGAACACGACGACCCCGCCGATCCCCTCGCGGCGCTCCGCCGGGACGCCGATACCCTTGTTTCGCTCCTCGAGTGA